TGGTTACGGCAGTCACGCCTCGATCCGCGTGGCCAGCATGCGCGAGGTTTCGATCAGCGTGCGGCATAAATGCTCCATCGATTTGTGCAGTCTTTCGTCACGGAAATGGCCGTCCTCGCCGAAGGCGTCGCCGCCGTCGGGCACCGAGCATTCCGGTGTCACCACTTCCATCTGGCAGCGCACCAGCACGGCGCGCAGGTGGTTGATGCAGCGGATGCCGGCAAAATGGCCGTTGGAGGACGAGCAGAGGCCGGCGACCTTGCCGGCAAGCGGCCTGACCGATCGGCCGCCATCCCGGCGCACGCGGCTCACCCAGTCGATCGTGTTCTTGAGCAGCGGCGGGATCGAGCCGTTATATTCCGGCGTGGCGATCAGCAATCCGTCA
The genomic region above belongs to Mesorhizobium sp. B4-1-4 and contains:
- a CDS encoding NADPH-dependent FMN reductase — encoded protein: MAVIPKILVFAGSVRSGAYSGRTADLAQKELAVQGAEVTRISLADYPLPILDEDLEKENGVPENAQKLARLITAHDGLLIATPEYNGSIPPLLKNTIDWVSRVRRDGGRSVRPLAGKVAGLCSSSNGHFAGIRCINHLRAVLVRCQMEVVTPECSVPDGGDAFGEDGHFRDERLHKSMEHLCRTLIETSRMLATRIEA